The nucleotide sequence TCTCCGGTTATTTCATCTTTATAGTCAATTCCTAGCTTTCTTCCGCGTGATTCTTCGAAGAACAATCGGCTTGTCAGCTTAAAGAAATGGGCAGCTTTCTCATCCAGCTCTCTGCTGGCTAAAAATTCAGCCAAATAAAGACCTGCATTTTTTCCGAGGTCCGGCTCCATTCCATGAGCAGAGATTCCTTTTAATTCCAAAATCAATTTTCCGTTATCAATATGGAAACGACCATCCAGCCCATGCTCGTCAACGAATGCCCCGTAGCTTTGAATGATCTCCGTCTGTCCGCGATTCACCGTAACAGCCGCTTTTGCATAGTCCGGCACCATATTATATCTTCTGCCTGATTCAAAAGAGTGGACAATGATATCACCGGAACGGCTTTGCATCGTCTCTTCTGCTTGCTGGACAAGATCAAAATCAGCAATCCCTTTTTCTGCATAAATAATTGGAAAGTCAGCGTCCGGTGCAAAGCCAACAGATGGCATTTCTTCTGTTTCAAAATAACGTTCGACACAGCGCCATTCACTTTCCTCATCCGTGCCAATAATCATCCGCACTCGCTTATGTAAAGGCAAACCAAGCTCCTTAATTATTTTCATGGCGTAGTAAGCGGCCATCGTTGGGCCTTTATCATCAATGGCTCCACGGCCGAATATTTTTCCATCTTTTATTTCACCGCCAAATGGGTCCGTCGACCACCCGTCCCCTTCCGGCACCACGTCTACGTGACATAAGATGCCTATGAGCTCTTCTCCTGATCCAAACTCTAAATGACCAGCCAGGTTATCTACATTTTTCCCTATAAATCCATCCTTTTCACCAAGATTTAGCATAAAATCAAGCGCCTCTTTTACCTGCTCACCAAGCGGAGCTGAAGATGTCGCTGCTTCTTCATTCAGTACACTTTTAATGGCAATTAAGGATCGTAAATCCTGCAGGAGCTCCTCCTGCCTTTTCTCTACTTCAGCCTGCCAATTAATTTTTTCCACTAACTTTTCCTCCCATCCATCATTTTCTTTATTTTACCTTTATCTCTTCTAAAAAAGTATTATTAACCCTTACTAGCACGATTGCAATAAAAAAAGCGGTCTGTTTTGTTAGTTTTATGAAAAAAAAGGGTAAATACTATATGAAGTTTCATGAATTTAAGTATTTTTTCTAGAAAAATAAATATAAATGAGGTAAAATACAATTGTCAGACATCTTACACATTTAAGTAAAGGAGCTGTCTGCGTCTCATTAACTACATATAATGAGAAGCATTGAACTTCTCAATAACCGTCGTCTGTTGTATGCCTCTGTGAAAAAAGATGAGGGAGTGGTTTTTTGAAACCTTCAACAAATCGGATGCTAAATCGAATCAAATCAGTCTATATGTTTATTAAGGAAAACGGGACTGTTTCGACTCAAGAAATTGTGGATGAATTTGGTATCACTCCTCGCACCATTCAAAGAGATTTGAATGTGTTAGCTTACAACGACTTGGTCATCAGTCCAAGCCGTGGCAAGTGGACAACGACACAAAAGAAAGTTCGAATGACTTCATGAACAAGCCCCTGCCTGAATTGGCAAGGGCTTTTTTTGTTATACATAAAATTCTTTCGAAAATCCGACAATATTTATCTTATGATTCTTTCTCTCCACTTTTCAAAAGTTCTACTTCTTCTTCCGTCAGCTCCCGGTACTCACCAAGCTCCAATTCCTCATCCAGTTGAAGCGGCCCCATCGAGATTCTCTGCAAGTAAACCACTTTTTTCCCAACTGCTTCAAACATTCTCTTTACTTGATGAAACTTTCCTTCTGTAATCGTTAATTCAATATCTGAGCGAAGTCCACTTTTTAAAATATTCAGTTCTCCTGGTTTGGTCACATAGCCATCATCCAGGGAAACCCCCTTTTGAAAAGCCTCTACATCTTCTTCGGTTACTTCGCCGTCAATCACCGCAAAGTATGTTTTAGGCACATGCTTTTTAGGAGAAAGCAGTTGATGGGCAAGTACGCCGTCGTTTGTTAGCAACAGCAGACCCTCTGTGTCTTTATCAAGACGGCCGACTGGAAACGGCTTGAATACCGCATGTTCCGGCCCTAGCAAATCGATCACCGTCTCTTCCCTTGCATCTTCTGTTGCTGAAATCACACCTGGTGGCTTATTCATCATTAAGTAAATAAACTCACGATAATTTACTTCTTCCTCATGCAGCATAACCTGATCCTTTTCGGGGTCAACATGTTGCTTAGCATCTTTTACCACTTCTCCATTGATCGTGACTGCTCCAGTCTTTAATAATTGTTTGACTTCCTTGCGGCTTCCATAACCAACATTTGCTAACAATTTATCAATTCTCATTGTTCTCCTCCTCTGTTTATTATTTAGTACGTGATAACATTAATACAGTTGTGATAATAAAAAAGGTGCCGAGCCATTCTCCGAATCCAAATGGTACGGATAGTAAAAAGACAGATAAAAAAACGGCAGATAATGGCTCAACACAGGCGAGAAGGCTCGTTTCCGACGCACGCAGATAATTAAGACTCTCTAAATAGAAATAAAAAGCAAGCAGCGTACCAAAGATAATAACAAAACTAACCGCCGCTACTGTGGCAAAGGAGAACATTCCCTCCAGCTTCCAAGGAGGATGAACAAAGCTGAAAACAACACCGGCTACTGTCATTGCCCAGCCGACTACTAAAATGGAGCCCCATCTTTTTAATAATTCAAGCGGATGCAAAGTGTAGAAAGCGAGCGCTACGGCTGAACTGAGCCCCCAGAATAAAGCCGTTCCAGAAATCGTCAGTTCGTTTGGGTTTCCACCAGTTACAAGAAAGAAAGTTCCGAACACAGATAAAAGAACAGCAACTACTTCCTTTGAAGATGGGCGTGCCTTTGAGCGAATGGCAAGATACAAAACAATCAACACGGGAGCCAAATATTGCAAAATGGTTGCTGTTGCTGCATTTCCGCTTCTAATGGCCGCAAAAAATGTATATTGAACACCAAGCATGCCAAACAAGCTGAAGAGAATGAGAGACGGCCAGCTAAACCGGTCTCTCCACATACCAAAGATGGATCTTTTTTCTTTTATTGCCGCGAAGAGAAGCAAAAGCAAGCCCGCCAGCAACAATCTCACTGTTACAAGCCATTCTACTCCAATTCCTTGCTTCTGGAAAAGAAATTGGGCGATTACACCGGATGCCCCCAAAATAAGGAACTGGCAAGAACCATAATAATCCCCTTTGTTCTTGATGAATAAGCGAGTTCTTTTTCCACATTCCCCCTCCTTTCTTTCTCATTAGAAAAGCAGTCTCCTTCAAAAAAGAAGCCTGCTTTTCTAATCATTCATTAAGCTCTTACTCTTTTAAACTTATTTTTTATCCGGTCAAGTCTCGTTCCAAACAGTGCCGTTGCCAGTCCGGATCGGAAACTCAAGAAGAAATAAATCGCTGCACCAATCACCGCGCAGACGGCGATCAAAAGCGTGCTTTGTATTTTGCTGTCTGCATTGAACAGCGGGTGAAGAATAAAATAGACGATGTACACTGCAGCTGCCATAATTAAATTAAACACTGTGATTTGGCCAATCTTTCTTCCGATCGAACGAAGAGAGTAACCAGAATAATATCTAATAACGAGCAAGTTAATTATAATTGAAGCCCCATACCCAATCGCTGTCGCATAGATGGCGCCTTCTCCCTGGAACAGCTTAATTAGCGGCATGTTGAGCACCAGTTTCAACAAAATGCCAAACAGCAAGCTGAATACTGTAAACCGCTGCTCATTGATTCCTTGCAGAATAGCTGCTGTCACAGTGAATAAAGCAAACAAAATGGCAACCGGTGCATATACCCGTAAAATATCTGTGCCTAGGCTGCTATGTTCATAAAACGCTGTATAAAAAGGCTCCGCAAGCAGCATAATTCCAACAACAGCTGGAACAGTTAAATATAAAAGAACTTGGAATGTCTGATCGAGCTGCTTTTTAACTCTGTCAGGTTCCCCTGACACGAAAGAGCTTGTCACAAGCGGGACAAGTGTCATGGCAAAAGCGGTTGCCAATGAAACGGGGATAATAACGATTTTCTGTGTGCTAAAGTTGACAATTCCGAACACAGTATCTGCGATTTTTGCCTGTCCGATTTCTGCCATTGCTCGGTTAAAGGTAATGGTATCCACAAGTTGGTAAAGCGGGATCGCAATGCCGACAAAAATAAACGGAATGGCATATACGACGATCTCACTATAAATATCAAAGAGCTTTACGTCTGCATGGCTTTTATCTTTTTCAAGCAGTTCATTTAAGTGGTTTTTCCGCTTCTTCCAATACCAAAACAGAACAAGCAAACCGAATAAAGCCCCGACAAATGCTGCGAATGTGGCCACACCAATTGCCTTTACAACCGTTCCATCTAACACATTTAAAACAATATAAGCACCGACAAGCAGAAAAATAATACGAGCAATTTGTTCAACTACCTGAGATACAGCTGACGGTCCCATTGATTGATGGCCTTGGAAAAATCCGCGCATTAGGCTCATGAACGGAACGATAATGAGGGCAAAACTGACGGCGCGAATGACATAAGCCACTTCTTCCGCCGTATAAATCTGTTCTTTATCAACGATCATAATACTAGCGAACCAAGGGGCACAAACATACATGATAAGAAACGCAAGGAATCCTGTTATAGACATAATCATAAGACCTGACTTAAACAACCGGCGCCCGATGGCATACTCACCAAGTGCATTATATTTAGCTATAAACTTAGATACGGCGAGCGGGACACCTGCAGTGGCTATACTGATAAAGATTGTATACGGCACGTAGCCATATTGATAAAGTGACGTCGCTTCTTTTCCAACAATTGAGTAAAATGGAATAACGTAGAACAATCCAAGGAACTTGGAAATAAATGTTCCCAATGTTAAAATGAATGTTCCTCTGATAAGCTTCGAAGACATAAAAATTCCCTTTCTATTCCGTTAAGATAAATACAAATGCTAAAAATCAGTTTACCTCTTTCCTAACGTTCAGGCAATTTATTAAACAAAAATTTCTTATTACTTCATAAAATAAATAGTTGACTTTGTTAAGTATTTTCTCTTAAAATAGTTGAGTGCAAAAGAGAGCCCTAAGGAGGATGATCATGGAGAACAATCGGCACACGAAAGAGAAAATGAATGAATTGGCTGCTGTCTTACGGACATCTTTCCGATCATTCAAACGTGAAATGTCGGTTTTTATTGGTGATAAGCTTACAAATAATGAGTACTCTGTTTTAAAATTACTCTCCTCTCCGGATGTAAAAACAGTCACCGAAATTTCAAGAGAGCTTGGTGTATCTGTCAGCCATATTACTAATTTAACGGATTCACTCGTTAAAAAGGAACTGATTATGCGCCAGCGTTCTGCAACAGATAGAAGGATTGTACAAATTTCCTTAACTGAAAAGGGCGCAAAACTCACTAATGAACTGAAAAAAAAGAATGCTCAGTTCTTATATGAAAAGTTCGGACAACTGACACCGGAAGAGCTTAACACATTCATTGAATTATTTAAGAAGATTCAATGATTTTTTGGGCAATAGTTAATAAAGTTAACTATTAATATTATGAATATTTAAAGGAGTTGTATGTAAATGAATGTAAGAAGAATCGTTCTCTTAAACGTTTTAACGATTGTTATTTTAATCGGCGGCGGTTTTCTCGGTTATTACTTTTTTACTCAGACGAACAATTATATAAAGACAGATAATGCAAAAATTGATGGCCAACAAATGGCGGTTGCTGCTCCAGCAGCTGGAAAGCTTGTCAGCTGGAATGGCGAGTTCGGAGAAAAATATAAAGCGGGCGAGAAGCTTGGTGAAGTAGAAACTCAATCTCCATCTGGAACTGGAACAATCAAAGTACCAGTGACTCTTCCACAAGATGGAACAATCGTTGAAGAAAAAGCTGTAAAGAACAGCATGACTGCTGCTGGAACACCACTTGCTTACGCTTATGATTTAAATAATCTGTGGATAACAGCGAATGTAGATGAAACAAAACTTGAAGATCTTTCTGTTGGTGAAAAAGTAGATATTTACGTAGATGCCTATCCAGACACTACTTTAACAGGAAAAGTGAAAAAAATTGGTCTTGCGACAGCCAATGTCTTCTCAATGCTGCCGTCAAGCAACTCTACAGCTAACTATACGAAAGTTACACAAGTCGTGCCGGTAACTATTTCCATTAATGATCAGAAGTCATTGGATATTGTACCTGGCATGAATGTTTCCGTTCGCATTCACAAATAAGGAGGAGGGATACATGGCATCAGCTTTTCTAATTGGTTACTTTATTTTAGCCGTTATTGTGGTAGCTTTTGTGAACAAGCGTCTGGCCGCAAAACGCAAGAAGACAGAACCTGATTTGCCTGTCGCAGGAAAAGAAATGCCGCAGCAATCAGCTATAGCTGTCCAGCAGGAAGATGCATCTCAGCAAACAGCAGTACCAGAGGACATTCAGCAAGAGGCCCAAGAAGAAACAAATGCTGAAGTAGCTGAAGAAATCTATTCCTCTTCAGAAGATGCACCACCAAAACGGGTTGGTCCCGTTCTTGCTGTGCTACTGTTTGGAATGTTTGTGGCCATTTTGAACCAGACGTTGATCAATGTCGCTCTGCCGGTTATGATGAGTGACTTTAACGTATCAACAAGTACGGCTCAATGGCTGATGACCGGCTTTATGCTTGTCAATGGCATTATGATTCCAATTAGTGCCTTTTTGATCTTAAAGTACGGTTTTCGAAAATTATTTATTTTGTCGATGATTTCTTTTACAGTTGGGTCTATCATTTGCGCCGTCTCCGGCACATTCACTATTATGATGGTCGGACGTGTAATCCAAGCGATCGGTGCAGGTGTGCTCATGCCACTCGGAACAAATGTCTTCATGACACTCTTTCCACCTGAGAAACGTGGAGCTGCCATGGGAACAATGGGGATTGCAATGATTCTTGCTCCTGCAATTGGCCCGACACTTACTGGCTGGGTCATCCAGCATTACGAATGGAACGTGATGTTTTATGGCATGTTCATTCTTGGTGTAATTGATATTTTACTGGCCATTCGCCTGTTCCATCTTAAGAGTGAAACGGTTGATTTGAAGCTCGATGTGTTCAGCCTCATTACTTCTTCTATCGGATTTGGCGGGTTGCTATATGGCTTTAGTGAAGCTGGCAACAATGGATGGGACAGTGCAGAAGTTATCCTATCCCTTATCATTGGAATTATCTCTCTCGCCGTTTTCGTTTGGAAGCAACTTGTTTCGGAAACACCGATGCTTAACATGAATGTATTTAAATTCAATATGTTTACCTTTACGCTTATCATCAACTCAATTATTACGATGGCACTATTCGGCGGTATGCTTTTGTTGCCTATTTACCTACAAAACATCCGTGGCTTTACTCCGATGGAATCCGGGCTTCTCTTGCTTCCTGGAGCATTGATCATGGGTCTAATGGGGCCGATCGCAGGAAAGTTGTTCGATAAATACGGCGTTCGTTGGCTCGCTGTTATTGGTCTGGCCATTACAACCTACGGGACGTTCGAATTTACGCACCTAACATCTGATACCCCGTATCGCAGCATCCTGATGATTTATATTTTGCGCTCCTTCGGGATGTCGCTCATTATGATGCCGATTATGACGGCTGGTATGAATGTGTTGCCGATGAAACTGATCGCTCATGGTACAGCCATGTCCAATACAATCCGTCAGGTGGCTGGCTCGATTGGCACAGCCTTCCTCGTTACCATTATGACGAGACAAAGCACCTTTCACATGGCGGATTACGAAAACCAAGTAACAACAACAAATTCTTTTATTCAGGATAAAATCAATTCGTTAAGTCAAGCATTTGGCGGTGGAGAATCCGGACATATGATGTCAATCATGTCGCTCTACAGCGAAGGAATGAAATTGTCCACCATTAAAGGTATTAATGATGCGTTTGTTGTGGCGACAATTTTAGCCGCTATCGCATTCATACTCTCTTTCTTCCTTCCTTCGAAGAAGAAAGCAGCCTAAGAGAACCCTTTAGGGTTCTCTTTTTTTCTATTCATTG is from Bacillus sp. PK3_68 and encodes:
- a CDS encoding DeoR family transcriptional regulator, whose translation is MKPSTNRMLNRIKSVYMFIKENGTVSTQEIVDEFGITPRTIQRDLNVLAYNDLVISPSRGKWTTTQKKVRMTS
- a CDS encoding DHA2 family efflux MFS transporter permease subunit; protein product: MASAFLIGYFILAVIVVAFVNKRLAAKRKKTEPDLPVAGKEMPQQSAIAVQQEDASQQTAVPEDIQQEAQEETNAEVAEEIYSSSEDAPPKRVGPVLAVLLFGMFVAILNQTLINVALPVMMSDFNVSTSTAQWLMTGFMLVNGIMIPISAFLILKYGFRKLFILSMISFTVGSIICAVSGTFTIMMVGRVIQAIGAGVLMPLGTNVFMTLFPPEKRGAAMGTMGIAMILAPAIGPTLTGWVIQHYEWNVMFYGMFILGVIDILLAIRLFHLKSETVDLKLDVFSLITSSIGFGGLLYGFSEAGNNGWDSAEVILSLIIGIISLAVFVWKQLVSETPMLNMNVFKFNMFTFTLIINSIITMALFGGMLLLPIYLQNIRGFTPMESGLLLLPGALIMGLMGPIAGKLFDKYGVRWLAVIGLAITTYGTFEFTHLTSDTPYRSILMIYILRSFGMSLIMMPIMTAGMNVLPMKLIAHGTAMSNTIRQVAGSIGTAFLVTIMTRQSTFHMADYENQVTTTNSFIQDKINSLSQAFGGGESGHMMSIMSLYSEGMKLSTIKGINDAFVVATILAAIAFILSFFLPSKKKAA
- the pepV gene encoding dipeptidase PepV — protein: MEKINWQAEVEKRQEELLQDLRSLIAIKSVLNEEAATSSAPLGEQVKEALDFMLNLGEKDGFIGKNVDNLAGHLEFGSGEELIGILCHVDVVPEGDGWSTDPFGGEIKDGKIFGRGAIDDKGPTMAAYYAMKIIKELGLPLHKRVRMIIGTDEESEWRCVERYFETEEMPSVGFAPDADFPIIYAEKGIADFDLVQQAEETMQSRSGDIIVHSFESGRRYNMVPDYAKAAVTVNRGQTEIIQSYGAFVDEHGLDGRFHIDNGKLILELKGISAHGMEPDLGKNAGLYLAEFLASRELDEKAAHFFKLTSRLFFEESRGRKLGIDYKDEITGDLTINVGKLSFNEGTGGKLGLNMRYPVTFPLKEKKSFLIERLAEEQFKIQHFSDSSPHHVDKDHPFIQTLCKVYEEQTGEQAKLLSIGGGTYARSLETGVAFGALFPGREDVAHQKDEYMFIEDLLKATAIYAQAIWELARQ
- a CDS encoding MarR family transcriptional regulator yields the protein MENNRHTKEKMNELAAVLRTSFRSFKREMSVFIGDKLTNNEYSVLKLLSSPDVKTVTEISRELGVSVSHITNLTDSLVKKELIMRQRSATDRRIVQISLTEKGAKLTNELKKKNAQFLYEKFGQLTPEELNTFIELFKKIQ
- a CDS encoding polysaccharide biosynthesis protein, encoding MSSKLIRGTFILTLGTFISKFLGLFYVIPFYSIVGKEATSLYQYGYVPYTIFISIATAGVPLAVSKFIAKYNALGEYAIGRRLFKSGLMIMSITGFLAFLIMYVCAPWFASIMIVDKEQIYTAEEVAYVIRAVSFALIIVPFMSLMRGFFQGHQSMGPSAVSQVVEQIARIIFLLVGAYIVLNVLDGTVVKAIGVATFAAFVGALFGLLVLFWYWKKRKNHLNELLEKDKSHADVKLFDIYSEIVVYAIPFIFVGIAIPLYQLVDTITFNRAMAEIGQAKIADTVFGIVNFSTQKIVIIPVSLATAFAMTLVPLVTSSFVSGEPDRVKKQLDQTFQVLLYLTVPAVVGIMLLAEPFYTAFYEHSSLGTDILRVYAPVAILFALFTVTAAILQGINEQRFTVFSLLFGILLKLVLNMPLIKLFQGEGAIYATAIGYGASIIINLLVIRYYSGYSLRSIGRKIGQITVFNLIMAAAVYIVYFILHPLFNADSKIQSTLLIAVCAVIGAAIYFFLSFRSGLATALFGTRLDRIKNKFKRVRA
- a CDS encoding efflux RND transporter periplasmic adaptor subunit, producing the protein MNVRRIVLLNVLTIVILIGGGFLGYYFFTQTNNYIKTDNAKIDGQQMAVAAPAAGKLVSWNGEFGEKYKAGEKLGEVETQSPSGTGTIKVPVTLPQDGTIVEEKAVKNSMTAAGTPLAYAYDLNNLWITANVDETKLEDLSVGEKVDIYVDAYPDTTLTGKVKKIGLATANVFSMLPSSNSTANYTKVTQVVPVTISINDQKSLDIVPGMNVSVRIHK
- a CDS encoding pseudouridine synthase → MRIDKLLANVGYGSRKEVKQLLKTGAVTINGEVVKDAKQHVDPEKDQVMLHEEEVNYREFIYLMMNKPPGVISATEDAREETVIDLLGPEHAVFKPFPVGRLDKDTEGLLLLTNDGVLAHQLLSPKKHVPKTYFAVIDGEVTEEDVEAFQKGVSLDDGYVTKPGELNILKSGLRSDIELTITEGKFHQVKRMFEAVGKKVVYLQRISMGPLQLDEELELGEYRELTEEEVELLKSGEKES